The Lycium ferocissimum isolate CSIRO_LF1 chromosome 1, AGI_CSIRO_Lferr_CH_V1, whole genome shotgun sequence genome includes a region encoding these proteins:
- the LOC132057425 gene encoding putative F-box protein At3g52320: METSIKRRKCTEEKGNIATSEFDKLTADLITSIFVRCPVKTLSTLRCVSKSWNDLIISPPFYSHHLKQSMENAPQLLVMDRYLLGATKCRLRFVSVGTEVEEGESNELYNDIFPPLFWCSWLVCYGLVCISAGDRRIFLCNPAMQQVCQLPKCSRTALPLRSEHFGFGYLHSKNEYKVVHFLYGRPASRRSRYPGLAQLRCEVFTINGVGGISNSRWKEIAEMPPYHPYLTGLLVNECMYWLAGVRLGAKPNRIFSFDFENEKFLTISQPSSFKTLSNLKMLDLKGMLCLVDKDHFHKSSILDLWILKDKISCIWVKEYSINLVNFRSEKIMSTFGTCNEEIIFTLQDEVVFYDLKRNCFRRVRRVPRFDFGLQIYDFGIYRETLFSLGST, from the coding sequence atggaaaCATCAATAAAGAGGAGGAAATGTACAGAGGAGAAAGGAAACATTGCAACTAGTGAGTTTGATAAGTTGACTGCTGATCTTATAACCTCAATTTTTGTTAGATGCCCAGTGAAGACATTATCCACATTAAGGTGTGTATCGAAGTCATGGAATGACCTTATTATTAGTCCTCCTTTCTATTCTCACCACCTGAAACAATCAATGGAAAATGCCCCCCAACTTCTTGTTATGGATCGCTACTTATTAGGGGCAACAAAGTGTAGGCTACGATTTGTTTCAGTAGGCACGGAAGTAGAGGAGGGAGAGAGCAATGAATTATACAATGACATATTCCCTCCTCTCTTTTGGTGCTCTTGGCTTGTATGCTATGGTTTGGTTTGCATTTCAGCAGGAGATCGTCGTATTTTTTTGTGTAATCCTGCCATGCAACAAGTGTGTCAATTGCCAAAATGTTCACGTACTGCTTTACCACTTAGAAGTGAGCATTTTGGGTTTGGATATCTACATTCAAAGAATGAATACAAAGTGGTGCATTTTCTCTATGGGCGTCCTGCATCTCGTCGTAGTAGGTATCCGGGACTTGCACAACTAAGATGCGAGGTGTTTACGATAAATGGGGTTGGTGGCATTTCTAATAGTAGATGGAAAGAAATTGCTGAGATGCCTCCATATCATCCGTACTTGACAGGGTTGTTAGTAAATGAATGTATGTATTGGCTGGCTGGAGTACGTCTTGGTGCCAAACCTAATAGAATTTTTTCGTTTGactttgaaaatgagaaatttctcACTATATCTCAGCCATCGTCTTTTAAGACTCTTTCTAACCTGAAAATGTTGGATCTGAAAGGGATGCTTTGCTTGGTAGACAAAGATCACTTTCACAAGAGTTCAATTCTAGACCTGTGGATACTCAAGGATAAAATCAGTTGTATTTGGGTGAAGGAGTATAGCATCAATTTGGTAAACTTTAGGTCCGAGAAAATTATGTCTACCTTCGGGACATGTAATGAAGAGATAATTTTTACACTTCAGGATGAGGTCGTGTTCTACGACTTGAAAAGAAACTGCTTTAGAAGAGTGAGAAGAGTTCCAAGATTTGATTTTGGACTTCAGATATATGACTTTGGAATTTACCGTGAAACCTTGTTTTCTTTAGGAAGCACATAG